From Spartinivicinus ruber, the proteins below share one genomic window:
- a CDS encoding phospholipase D-like domain-containing protein: protein MTKYYPWRTANYIELLVDGNEFFPHIFSSILKAKEYVIIEMYLMTSGLLFEALYDVLTEVTDRKVKVFCLIDDFGSLGLTAKDRQRLLKLGVQLTLYNPLSLKKQRLTDNFNRNHRKLILVDGELAYIGGLGITDVFYNPITRKATWHEVMLAVSGQVVADWLTLFKQTWVRCSELPIELSQPTVNINEVAPHFMARLSFGSYFIDADIVRSLVKQIKKAQHRVWLATPYFLPSNKVRRVLRRAARKGVDVRLLLSGKYTDNRWVRYAGQRYYYRQLRDGVKIYEYQSRCLHAKMVLADDWVSIGSCNFDHWNLRWNLDANQEVKSGAFAEGVKLLFEHDFNICKQYTFANWLDRPWHKRFREWLFSVLGRLAIRIGR, encoded by the coding sequence GTGACTAAATACTACCCTTGGCGAACTGCAAACTATATAGAGTTACTCGTTGATGGCAATGAGTTTTTCCCGCACATTTTTTCGTCGATTCTTAAAGCTAAAGAATATGTCATTATTGAAATGTACTTGATGACTTCTGGTCTACTATTTGAAGCGCTATATGATGTGCTGACTGAAGTGACTGATAGGAAGGTAAAAGTATTTTGCTTGATTGATGACTTTGGTAGTTTGGGGTTAACAGCAAAAGACCGGCAACGACTACTTAAACTTGGTGTACAACTTACATTGTATAATCCATTAAGTCTAAAAAAACAGCGACTGACGGATAACTTTAACCGTAATCATCGCAAGCTTATTTTAGTTGATGGTGAACTGGCCTATATAGGCGGTTTAGGCATTACTGATGTTTTTTACAACCCTATTACGAGGAAGGCTACCTGGCATGAGGTGATGCTAGCGGTTTCGGGGCAAGTAGTGGCGGACTGGCTAACACTATTTAAACAGACATGGGTGAGATGCAGTGAATTGCCGATTGAGTTAAGCCAGCCGACAGTCAATATAAATGAAGTGGCTCCCCATTTTATGGCAAGGTTGAGTTTTGGTAGCTATTTTATAGATGCAGATATTGTCAGGTCATTAGTCAAGCAAATCAAAAAAGCGCAACATAGAGTTTGGCTGGCTACTCCTTATTTTTTACCTTCTAATAAAGTGAGGCGGGTATTGCGTCGAGCAGCTAGAAAGGGGGTAGATGTACGACTGCTGTTATCTGGAAAATATACTGATAATCGCTGGGTACGTTATGCTGGCCAGCGCTATTATTACCGTCAGCTTCGTGATGGCGTAAAGATTTATGAATATCAGAGCCGATGTCTGCATGCTAAAATGGTATTAGCTGATGATTGGGTTAGTATAGGCTCTTGTAACTTTGACCATTGGAATTTACGTTGGAATTTAGATGCAAACCAAGAAGTTAAGTCCGGGGCGTTTGCTGAAGGCGTTAAGTTATTATTTGAGCACGATTTCAATATCTGCAAGCAATATACTTTTGCCAACTGGTTAGATAGACCATGGCATAAACGCTTCCGAGAATGGTTGTTTAGTGTGTTGGGACGGCTTGCTATTAGAATTGGTCGTTAA
- a CDS encoding type II secretion system F family protein, protein MPKPARSTKHSLLSHQQRAHLFIQLSRLEQSGLSMEHAINLLIQGNDQVAQRASLALKDIKRGQPLSTAGKRAGLLTERDAYLIAVAEAGGVHTAIFRQLAEIYQTSASQLKQIKSRLVFPVIILICAVFIRQFPALFQGNITLFAYITGNLLLLGQLGAIAYIGWRLPYWIRHGFLGALKGEWDKFTIHFPYFGNWYERVQTRDFIQALGLLLQAGLPIMEAVPKAYRFIENQMLRQQFEAIQQSLQAGNNFTEAFSSLENTAPTIAQLISTGEHAGDLSGMLLHCAKMETEQIHLYTSMITEWVPRLVYVLIAVWMAYSIIKGGLPMTTVA, encoded by the coding sequence ATGCCTAAACCAGCCCGTTCCACTAAACACTCCCTATTATCTCACCAGCAGCGTGCTCACCTATTCATTCAGTTAAGTCGATTGGAACAATCTGGACTGTCGATGGAACACGCCATCAACCTACTTATCCAAGGTAATGATCAAGTAGCCCAGCGAGCAAGCCTTGCTTTGAAGGATATAAAACGTGGCCAACCATTATCCACTGCGGGTAAACGAGCTGGATTATTAACAGAAAGAGATGCTTATCTAATAGCTGTGGCAGAAGCTGGTGGCGTTCATACGGCGATATTTCGTCAATTAGCTGAAATATACCAAACCAGTGCCTCTCAACTTAAGCAAATCAAAAGCCGTTTAGTATTTCCTGTGATTATTTTAATTTGTGCCGTGTTTATTAGACAGTTTCCTGCTTTATTTCAAGGCAATATAACACTGTTTGCCTATATTACCGGTAATTTATTATTGCTTGGTCAACTTGGAGCAATTGCCTACATTGGTTGGCGACTACCCTATTGGATTCGTCATGGATTTTTGGGGGCACTAAAAGGCGAATGGGACAAATTTACAATCCATTTCCCCTATTTTGGCAACTGGTATGAGAGAGTGCAAACTCGAGACTTTATTCAAGCCCTTGGTTTATTACTTCAAGCTGGGCTACCCATTATGGAAGCAGTGCCAAAGGCCTATCGCTTTATAGAAAACCAGATGCTGCGTCAACAATTTGAAGCTATTCAGCAATCACTGCAAGCAGGAAACAATTTCACTGAAGCATTTTCAAGCTTAGAAAACACAGCACCCACCATTGCTCAATTGATCTCAACAGGAGAGCATGCAGGAGACTTAAGTGGCATGCTGTTACATTGTGCTAAAATGGAAACTGAACAAATTCACTTATATACCAGTATGATAACCGAGTGGGTACCACGTCTAGTTTATGTATTAATTGCCGTATGGATGGCTTATAGTATTATCAAAGGTGGACTACCAATGACCACTGTGGCGTAG